From a single Accipiter gentilis chromosome 8, bAccGen1.1, whole genome shotgun sequence genomic region:
- the GPX4 gene encoding phospholipid hydroperoxide glutathione peroxidase: MGWGRAVRRALQCGVAAAAVRGPARSMCAQAEDWRSAKAIYDFHARDIDGNDVSLEKYRGYVCIITNVASKUGKTAVNYTQLVDLHARYAERGLRILGFPCNQFGKQEPGDNAQIKAFAENYGVKFDMYSKIDVNGDDAHPLWKWMKEQPKGRGTLGNAIKWNFTKFLINREGQVVKRYSPMEDPYIIEKDLPAYL; this comes from the exons ATGGGATGGGGTCGGGCGGTGCGGCGGGCGCTGCAGTgcggggtggcggcggcggcggtgcggggCCCGGCCCGCAGCATG TGTGCCCAGGCGGAGGACTGGCGCTCGGCCAAGGCCATCTATGATTTCCACGCCCGAGATATCGATGGCAACGACGTCTCTCTGGAGAAGTACCG AGGCTACGTCTGCATCATCACTAACGTGGcttcaaaatgaggaaaaaccGCTGTAAACTACACTCAGCTTGTTGACTTGCACGCCAGATACGCTGAGAGGGGTTTACGCATCTTGGGCTTTCCCTGCAACCAGTTTGGAAAACAG GAGCCTGGGGACAACGCTCAGATTAAGGCATTTGCTGAAAACTACGGTGTGAAGTTTGACATGTACAGTAAGATCGACGTCAATGGGGACGATGCCCACCCGCTCTGGAAGTGGATGAAGGAGCAGCCCAAAGGAAGAGGCACCCTGGGCAA tgCAATAAAATGGAACTTCACTAAG TTCCTCATTAACCGGGAGGGCCAAGTTGTGAAGAGGTACAGTCCCATGGAGGATCCCTAC